The uncultured Trichococcus sp. DNA window ACTCGTCCTCTATCTGCTACTAAAAACTTCCGTTTACTGGAAGTTGTTGAAGAATCAGTAATCATCTAATCAGACAAATAAATATTTTTATATCCGGAAGGAGGATACTGACGTGATACAAACAGAATCCCGCTTAAGAGTTGCCGATAATTCAGGCGCTAAAGAAGTGTTAACTATCAAAGTGTTAGGTGGTTCAAACCGCAAATTCGCAGGAATTGGTGATACAATCGTCTGCACAGTAAAACAAGCTACACCCGGTGGTGTTGTCAAAAAGGGTGAAGTTGTCAAAGCTGTTATCGTTCGTACGAAACACGGCGCACACCGTAAAGATGGTTCTTACATCAAATTTGACGAAAATGCTTGTGTAATCATTCGTGACGACAAGAGCCCTCGTGGAACACGTATCTTTGGACCAGTTGCACGTGAATTGCGTGACAACAATTACATGAAGATCGTTTCTCTTGCTCCAGAAGTATTGTAATCAACTGTCATAAATGAAGGAGGTGCAACAAAGCATGCACGTAAAAACTGGTGATAAAGTTAAAGTCATTACTGGAAAAGATAAAGGTAAAGAAGGAGTCATCCTTAAAACTTTCCCTAAAAAAGATCGTGTTATTGTCGAAGGCATTAATATTGTCAAGAAACATCGCAAAGCTTCCCAGACAAACCCAACAGGTGGAATTCTTGAAGAAGCAGCACCTATCCATGTTTCTAACATTATGTTAATTGATGCTAAAACTGGCGAACCTACTCGCGTAGGATCTAAAGTCGTAGATGGCAAAAAAGTCCGCGTTTCCAAAAAACCGGCGAAATCATTGATTAATTATTAGAGGAAGGAGGATATTCTAAATGAACCGTTTAAAAGAAAGATATACAAAAGAAATCGTTCCATCATTGATGGAAAAATTTGAATACACTTCAATCATGCAAACACCTAAAATTGACAAAATCGTCATCAACATGGGTGTGGGTGATGCTGTTTCAAACACAAAGAACTTGGATAAAGCAGTTGAAGAACTAACTTTGATCTCTGGTCAAAAACCAGTCATTACGTTAGCTAAAAAATCAATCGCTGCATTCCGTTTGCGTGAAGGTATGCCTATCGGCACAAAAGTTACTTTACGTGGCGAAAGAATGTACGACTTCTTGGATAAACTAGTAACAGTTTCATTACCACGTGTACGTGACTTCCGTGGGATCAGCAAAAAATCTTTTGATGGTCGTGGAAACTATACTTTAGGTATCAAAGAACAATTGATTTTCCCAGAAGTTGACTATGATAGAGTCGACAAAGTACGTGGTATGGATATCGTTATCGTAACTACTGCTAACACTGACGAAGAATCAAGAGAATTATTGACACAACTTGGAATGCCATTCCAAAAATAAGCTAAGGAGGCGAATAATAATTGGCTAAAAAATCCATGATTGCTAAAAACAAACGTCCCGCAAAACATTCTACTCAAGCTTACTCTCGTTGTGAACGTTGCGGACGTCCACATTCAGTTTATCGCAAATTCAAACTTTGCCGTATTTGCTTCCGTGAACTTGCCTATAAAGGACAAATTCCCGGCGTGAAAAAGGCTAGCTGGTAATTTAACCATACTCGCAAAAGGAGGTATAATGTAAATGGTCATGACAGATCCAATCGCAGATTTCTTAACCCGTATTCGTAATGCCAACATGGTACGTCACGAATCTTTAGAAGTGCCTGCATCAAAAACAAAATTAGAGATCGCTAACATTCTTAAGGCTGAAGGTTTCATCAAAAACTTTGATTACACTTCAGACGACAAACAAGGTGTTATCCGTGTATTCTTAAAATACGGTCCAAACAACGAACGCGTCATCACTGGTTTGAAACGTATTTCAAAACCAGGTTTGCGTGTATACGCTAAAACTGGCGACATCCCTAAAGTATTGAATGGTTTAGGAATCGCAATCGTGTCTACTTCTGAAGGTGTTATCACCGACAAAGAAGCAAGAGCGAAAAACATCGGCGGCGAAGTATTAGCTTACATTTGGTAATTTTTTAAAAAATAAGAGAAAATAAGGAGGTGCAGCCCTGTGAGTCGTATTGGTAATAAAGCAATCGAAATCCCAGCTGGCGTAACCGTTACTCAACAAGGTAACACTGTTACGGTTAAAGGCCCTAAAGGCGAATTAACTAGCACATTTAATGAAATGATCGGTATCAATATCG harbors:
- the rplN gene encoding 50S ribosomal protein L14, whose amino-acid sequence is MIQTESRLRVADNSGAKEVLTIKVLGGSNRKFAGIGDTIVCTVKQATPGGVVKKGEVVKAVIVRTKHGAHRKDGSYIKFDENACVIIRDDKSPRGTRIFGPVARELRDNNYMKIVSLAPEVL
- the rplX gene encoding 50S ribosomal protein L24, encoding MHVKTGDKVKVITGKDKGKEGVILKTFPKKDRVIVEGINIVKKHRKASQTNPTGGILEEAAPIHVSNIMLIDAKTGEPTRVGSKVVDGKKVRVSKKPAKSLINY
- the rplE gene encoding 50S ribosomal protein L5, which produces MNRLKERYTKEIVPSLMEKFEYTSIMQTPKIDKIVINMGVGDAVSNTKNLDKAVEELTLISGQKPVITLAKKSIAAFRLREGMPIGTKVTLRGERMYDFLDKLVTVSLPRVRDFRGISKKSFDGRGNYTLGIKEQLIFPEVDYDRVDKVRGMDIVIVTTANTDEESRELLTQLGMPFQK
- a CDS encoding type Z 30S ribosomal protein S14: MAKKSMIAKNKRPAKHSTQAYSRCERCGRPHSVYRKFKLCRICFRELAYKGQIPGVKKASW
- the rpsH gene encoding 30S ribosomal protein S8 — encoded protein: MVMTDPIADFLTRIRNANMVRHESLEVPASKTKLEIANILKAEGFIKNFDYTSDDKQGVIRVFLKYGPNNERVITGLKRISKPGLRVYAKTGDIPKVLNGLGIAIVSTSEGVITDKEARAKNIGGEVLAYIW